From Apteryx mantelli isolate bAptMan1 chromosome 30, bAptMan1.hap1, whole genome shotgun sequence, the proteins below share one genomic window:
- the MISP gene encoding mitotic interactor and substrate of PLK1 isoform X1: protein MSQAEFLEFLHRCSRELIRAPQSRGRPSAALRPTTTPATPLPGRRGPAGSRGGLPRTGTPHQQLPSTGQQDPAFCSGGLQVSQEPEGNLKTDLCPRVQAKADRELNTDSSQEMDRVTRHLVFQLPQPTHKHDYNEVYQASSSAEQRADGDDDVFGSSRHSSQKVENGYEWKFRSKSPSNFLDGGKDVWTPSPDRDSKLEVVRSGSLYDLRAYRGERKPSKLYEEDEVEQRRVLPPNISPEKAKELEDERREVIRSQVMRKSSTMAEKWSSMDELSSINTGSGGQGEGRHKGSFTTSFAVCFDKPSPGRAATPVDPENIDTEQINFSAARQQFLMLEKTSPGSLFSPRQQAVSPKPESMTKISVQEWHSPETATKATKGYSSLAAPSQSRTDKTVHQVYSMSYKAPAKEEVYVPRRADTERSYSTGRPSSFTKASSREDLDSGLGEMYTEANAGYVSDGSTTNEVFDTLVESRADSNGPDKEMKTSNETPIEREIRMAMEREENLWKERGIQRLTSSSELVEIQTKPFLSVAVSPLPARKGKDKGRTSFYVQREIEQETKREEDLKREGRLLGMYDRGTQQELDERKKVFQQEETPLTPQQTASPGKADEHRRSWINGFAAEQSTSHSFSPTEDTRGGKKTPSYTVNLTHFQAYQPRFAAAASEKSRDELLMYDHASASTSKWASEDSRGGRLPSAAQRSGSTLSPVDTGVLRKEYFSLPFWKPKISFVDNMGTQSPLRREKGPEGEDSREEQYTLRTWKPQTSVLIEEEIRSDLQREEELQELRRRRQLIDGYSLVSNDSFPKEGSHSRLSSQSSAASGVSGSYSVSGSPVFAPASHQTGILGLVSSFTPLRVASPSQGSMESLTLESARSSPFDERRRRVKEDGKYAGIEPVDKINTEVVESTRVIRHKSAMAKRWEAGQYVKDDD, encoded by the exons ATGAGCCAGGCTGAATTCTTGGAATTCCTCCACCGGTGCAGCAGGGAGCTTATCAGGGCCCCACAGTCCCGGGGCCGTCCCTCGGCAGCCCTGCGCCCCACCACCACCCCGGCCACGCCACTCCCTGGCAGACGTGGCCCGGCCGGGTCCCGCGGCGGCCTCCCGCGGACGGGCACCCCGCACCAGCAGCTCCCTTCCACC GGCCAGCAAGATCCTGCCTTTTGCTCGGGAGGTCTTCAGGTGAGCCAGGAGCCTGAAGGTAACCTCAAAACTGACCTGTGCCCCCGAGTCCAAGCAAAGGCTGACAGAGAATTGAACACTGACTCTTCCCAGGAGATGGACAGAGTCACCCGGCACCTCGTCTTCCAGCTCCCTCAGCCGACTCACAAACACGACTATAACGAAGTCTACCAAGCCAGCTCGTCTGCGGAGCAGAGGGCTGATGGCGACGACGATGTGTTTGGCTCCTCTCGACACAGCAGCCAGAAAGTGGAAAATGGCTATGAGTGGAAATTCAGGTCCAAATCACCCTCAAATTTCCTAGATGGTGGAAAAGATGTCTGGACCCCCTCCCCAGACAGAGACTCCAAGCTGGAGGTGGTAAGGTCGGGAAGCCTGTATGACCTCAGGGCGTACAGAGGCGAGAGAAAGCCGTCGAAGCTTTATGAAGAGGATGAGGTGGAACAGCGCAGGGTCCTTCCACCAAATATCTCACCCGAGAAGGCAAAGGAGCTTGAAGACGAGAGGAGGGAGGTCATCCGGAGCCAGGTGATGAGGAAGAGCTCCACCATGGCCGAGAAGTGGAGCTCCATGGATGAGCTGAGCTCTATAAACACGGGCTCGGGTGGCCAGGGGGAAGGCAGGCACAAAGGCAGCTTCACCACCAGCTTCGCTGTTTGCTTTGACAAGCCTTCCCCAGGGAGGGCGGCGACGCCTGTTGACCCTGAAAATATAGACACGGAGCAGATCAACTTCTCCGCTGCCCGGCAACAGTTCCTGATGCTGGAAAAGACCAGCCCAGGCTCTCTTTTCAGCCCCAGGCAGCAAGCAGTGTCTCCAAAGCCAGAGTCAATGACAAAAATCTCTGTGCAAGAGTGGCACAGTCCTGAGACTGCCACAAAAGCTACGAAGGGTTACAGCAGTCTCGCTGCGCCCAGCCAGAGCAGGACAGACAAGACCGTTCATCAGGTTTATAGCATGTCCTACAAGGCACCTGCAAAGGAGGAGGTTTATGTTCCCAGAAGGGCTGATACTGAAAGATCGTATAGCACTGGGAGACCATCCAGCTTTACCAAAGCGTCTTCCAGAGAGGACCTGGACTCCGGCTTGGGTGAAATGTATACTGAAGCCAATGCAGGCTACGTCAGCGACGGAAGCACGACCAACGAGGTCTTCGACACGCTCGTGGAATCGAGGGCTGACAGTAATGGCCCAGACAAAGAGATGAAGACCAGCAATGAGACACCCATCGAGCGGGAAATCCGCATGGCGATGGAGAGGGAGGAGAACCTCTGGAAAGAGAGGGGGATCCAGAGGCTGACCTCCAGCAGCGAGCTGGTGGAAATCCAGACCAAGCCTTTCCTCTCAGTGGCTGTATCTCCCCTTCCAGCCAGGAAAGGGAAGGACAAAGGCCGCACTTCCTTTTACGTCCAGAGGGAAATAGAGCAGGAAACTAAGCGTGAAGAAGatctgaagagggaagggagGCTGCTGGGGATGTACGACAGGGGGACGCAGCAGGAACTGGACGAGCGCAAGAAGGTATTTCAGCAGGAGGAAACCCCCCTGACCCCGCAGCAGACAGCCTCCCCTGGGAAGGCAGATGAGCACAGGAGGAGCTGGATTAACGGGTTTGCGGCAGAGCAGTCCACAAGTCACAGCTTCAGCCCCACAGAAGATACCCGGGGTGGGAAAAAAACCCCGAGCTACACAGTGAATCTGACACACTTCCAGGCATACCAGCCGCGCTTCGCAGCAGCCGCCAGCGAGAagagcagggatgagctgctgATGTATGACCATGCTTCCGCCAGCACCAGCAAATGGGCGAGTGAGGATTCCCGGGGAGGAAGGCTTCCCAGCGCCGCGCAGAGGTCCGGCTCCACCCTGAGCCCCGTAGACACGGGCGTCCTGCGTAAAGAGTACTTCTCCTTGCCCTTCTGGAAGCCCAAGATCTCCTTTGTGGACAACATGGGGACACAAAGCCcactgaggagggagaaggggccgGAGGGGGAGGACAGCCGGGAGGAGCAGTACACGCTGCGGACGTGGAAGCCCCAGACATCGGTGCTGATTGAGGAGGAGATCCGGAGCGACTTGCAGAGGGaagaggagctgcaggagctgcggaGAAGGAGGCAGCTGATAGATGGCTACTCCCTGGTCAGCAACGACAGCTTTCCCAAGGAGGGCTCCCACTCACGGCTTTCCTCGCAGAGTTcag CTGCCTCAGGTGTCAGTGGCAGCTACTCCGTGTCTGGGTCTCCAGTCTTTGCTCCTGCCTCGCACCAGACGGGAATCCTGGGACTGGTATCGTCATTTACTCCGCTGAGAGTGGCTAGTCCCTCTCAGGGCAGCATGGAGAGCCTCACCCTCGAATCGGCTCGTTCCAGTCCCTtcgatgagaggaggaggagggtgaagGAAGATGGAAAG TATGCAGGCATTGAACCCGTTGACAAAATCAACACAGAG GTTGTGGAAAGCACCAGAGTGATTCGTCACAAGAGTGCCATGGCCAAACGCTGGGAGGCAGGGCAATATGTCAAAGACGATGACTGA
- the MISP gene encoding mitotic interactor and substrate of PLK1 isoform X2 — translation MSQAEFLEFLHRCSRELIRAPQSRGRPSAALRPTTTPATPLPGRRGPAGSRGGLPRTGTPHQQLPSTGQQDPAFCSGGLQVSQEPEGNLKTDLCPRVQAKADRELNTDSSQEMDRVTRHLVFQLPQPTHKHDYNEVYQASSSAEQRADGDDDVFGSSRHSSQKVENGYEWKFRSKSPSNFLDGGKDVWTPSPDRDSKLEVVRSGSLYDLRAYRGERKPSKLYEEDEVEQRRVLPPNISPEKAKELEDERREVIRSQVMRKSSTMAEKWSSMDELSSINTGSGGQGEGRHKGSFTTSFAVCFDKPSPGRAATPVDPENIDTEQINFSAARQQFLMLEKTSPGSLFSPRQQAVSPKPESMTKISVQEWHSPETATKATKGYSSLAAPSQSRTDKTVHQVYSMSYKAPAKEEVYVPRRADTERSYSTGRPSSFTKASSREDLDSGLGEMYTEANAGYVSDGSTTNEVFDTLVESRADSNGPDKEMKTSNETPIEREIRMAMEREENLWKERGIQRLTSSSELVEIQTKPFLSVAVSPLPARKGKDKGRTSFYVQREIEQETKREEDLKREGRLLGMYDRGTQQELDERKKVFQQEETPLTPQQTASPGKADEHRRSWINGFAAEQSTSHSFSPTEDTRGGKKTPSYTVNLTHFQAYQPRFAAAASEKSRDELLMYDHASASTSKWASEDSRGGRLPSAAQRSGSTLSPVDTGVLRKEYFSLPFWKPKISFVDNMGTQSPLRREKGPEGEDSREEQYTLRTWKPQTSVLIEEEIRSDLQREEELQELRRRRQLIDGYSLVSNDSFPKEGSHSRLSSQSSVCRH, via the exons ATGAGCCAGGCTGAATTCTTGGAATTCCTCCACCGGTGCAGCAGGGAGCTTATCAGGGCCCCACAGTCCCGGGGCCGTCCCTCGGCAGCCCTGCGCCCCACCACCACCCCGGCCACGCCACTCCCTGGCAGACGTGGCCCGGCCGGGTCCCGCGGCGGCCTCCCGCGGACGGGCACCCCGCACCAGCAGCTCCCTTCCACC GGCCAGCAAGATCCTGCCTTTTGCTCGGGAGGTCTTCAGGTGAGCCAGGAGCCTGAAGGTAACCTCAAAACTGACCTGTGCCCCCGAGTCCAAGCAAAGGCTGACAGAGAATTGAACACTGACTCTTCCCAGGAGATGGACAGAGTCACCCGGCACCTCGTCTTCCAGCTCCCTCAGCCGACTCACAAACACGACTATAACGAAGTCTACCAAGCCAGCTCGTCTGCGGAGCAGAGGGCTGATGGCGACGACGATGTGTTTGGCTCCTCTCGACACAGCAGCCAGAAAGTGGAAAATGGCTATGAGTGGAAATTCAGGTCCAAATCACCCTCAAATTTCCTAGATGGTGGAAAAGATGTCTGGACCCCCTCCCCAGACAGAGACTCCAAGCTGGAGGTGGTAAGGTCGGGAAGCCTGTATGACCTCAGGGCGTACAGAGGCGAGAGAAAGCCGTCGAAGCTTTATGAAGAGGATGAGGTGGAACAGCGCAGGGTCCTTCCACCAAATATCTCACCCGAGAAGGCAAAGGAGCTTGAAGACGAGAGGAGGGAGGTCATCCGGAGCCAGGTGATGAGGAAGAGCTCCACCATGGCCGAGAAGTGGAGCTCCATGGATGAGCTGAGCTCTATAAACACGGGCTCGGGTGGCCAGGGGGAAGGCAGGCACAAAGGCAGCTTCACCACCAGCTTCGCTGTTTGCTTTGACAAGCCTTCCCCAGGGAGGGCGGCGACGCCTGTTGACCCTGAAAATATAGACACGGAGCAGATCAACTTCTCCGCTGCCCGGCAACAGTTCCTGATGCTGGAAAAGACCAGCCCAGGCTCTCTTTTCAGCCCCAGGCAGCAAGCAGTGTCTCCAAAGCCAGAGTCAATGACAAAAATCTCTGTGCAAGAGTGGCACAGTCCTGAGACTGCCACAAAAGCTACGAAGGGTTACAGCAGTCTCGCTGCGCCCAGCCAGAGCAGGACAGACAAGACCGTTCATCAGGTTTATAGCATGTCCTACAAGGCACCTGCAAAGGAGGAGGTTTATGTTCCCAGAAGGGCTGATACTGAAAGATCGTATAGCACTGGGAGACCATCCAGCTTTACCAAAGCGTCTTCCAGAGAGGACCTGGACTCCGGCTTGGGTGAAATGTATACTGAAGCCAATGCAGGCTACGTCAGCGACGGAAGCACGACCAACGAGGTCTTCGACACGCTCGTGGAATCGAGGGCTGACAGTAATGGCCCAGACAAAGAGATGAAGACCAGCAATGAGACACCCATCGAGCGGGAAATCCGCATGGCGATGGAGAGGGAGGAGAACCTCTGGAAAGAGAGGGGGATCCAGAGGCTGACCTCCAGCAGCGAGCTGGTGGAAATCCAGACCAAGCCTTTCCTCTCAGTGGCTGTATCTCCCCTTCCAGCCAGGAAAGGGAAGGACAAAGGCCGCACTTCCTTTTACGTCCAGAGGGAAATAGAGCAGGAAACTAAGCGTGAAGAAGatctgaagagggaagggagGCTGCTGGGGATGTACGACAGGGGGACGCAGCAGGAACTGGACGAGCGCAAGAAGGTATTTCAGCAGGAGGAAACCCCCCTGACCCCGCAGCAGACAGCCTCCCCTGGGAAGGCAGATGAGCACAGGAGGAGCTGGATTAACGGGTTTGCGGCAGAGCAGTCCACAAGTCACAGCTTCAGCCCCACAGAAGATACCCGGGGTGGGAAAAAAACCCCGAGCTACACAGTGAATCTGACACACTTCCAGGCATACCAGCCGCGCTTCGCAGCAGCCGCCAGCGAGAagagcagggatgagctgctgATGTATGACCATGCTTCCGCCAGCACCAGCAAATGGGCGAGTGAGGATTCCCGGGGAGGAAGGCTTCCCAGCGCCGCGCAGAGGTCCGGCTCCACCCTGAGCCCCGTAGACACGGGCGTCCTGCGTAAAGAGTACTTCTCCTTGCCCTTCTGGAAGCCCAAGATCTCCTTTGTGGACAACATGGGGACACAAAGCCcactgaggagggagaaggggccgGAGGGGGAGGACAGCCGGGAGGAGCAGTACACGCTGCGGACGTGGAAGCCCCAGACATCGGTGCTGATTGAGGAGGAGATCCGGAGCGACTTGCAGAGGGaagaggagctgcaggagctgcggaGAAGGAGGCAGCTGATAGATGGCTACTCCCTGGTCAGCAACGACAGCTTTCCCAAGGAGGGCTCCCACTCACGGCTTTCCTCGCAGAGTTcag TATGCAGGCATTGA
- the LOC106484263 gene encoding uncharacterized protein KIAA1958-like, with translation MDENVGDRKYSDVSSVRMDLSNLVTWAHTHGTICNQIPTLESMQNMGHPSKDNSVLWICGVGHAYHWPGGKLCLRSREEKEAVEERKRSISYETSSGEPNLAEKRFRVTPSFEGAKADSVTTGSCSRSPGATQKKDDTVYVMDEAPTLRKKRGLITQKNSKSMRSCSAAEQHFPEPDGEVKTDLHKVKLESNEDLQIISDEEQLVSDAENQTDRINWNTLSELQIKEVTAEVELQMHRNWKTAINTQPATHTSGSAPMEKPQLTPCLQETLEDINQKSLESSWKLLPLNPAESKNETSKAGNSSGSAIPKEHFKSVPVSDVEAKAQRESPASVTFFEFEATVDVQQQLQLSSPERGTSEISLIRNFAEIPIQEAKPLGSQHAPHVSASLSPENKNSDHPPVSSDKNVLRKWESKRSRNAGDIKMFRDWLVLHFPSETREIFVLPPEDLDNYLASFYSNAKKQDGTEFSASSLYFFQSGIDRYLKDHKYEYNVVRGLEFRASQEALKQKCQQLTQKGRERDWHILENLTDKDVESLHKKGILSRMHPEGFLHLMLINIIRGFGANTHNQSHNLYWGQLMLKKNEEGLEYLEWKDALDAEVNTGESTARVFANPDNPNKCPVRDYKEYAKRRPLDMLHDHDPLYLCPKPLCSVWDQIWYCRKSLTKAKMEKIMKVIIQQVKGTEKKPKK, from the exons ATG GATGAGAATGTTGGTGACAGAAAATACAGTGATGTCAGTTCAGTTCGCATGGATCTCTCCAATCTCGTGACTTGGGCCCACACTCATGGAACTATATGCAATCAAATCCCAACCTTGGAAAGCATGCAGAACATGGGCCATCCTAGCAAGGATAATTCTGTTCTGTGGATATGTGGAGTTGGACATGCATATCACTGGCCTGGTGGAAAATTATGCTTgagaagcagagaggagaaagaagctgTAGAAGAGAGAAAGAGGTCTATATCCTATGAGACTTCATCAGGGGAACCTAATTTAGCTGAAAAGAGGTTCAGGGTAACCCCATCTTTTGAGGGGGCTAAAGCAGACTCTGTTACCACAGGGTCATGTAGCAGATCTCCAGGGGCCACTCAGAAGAAAGACGACACAGTTTACGTAATGGATGAGGCACCAACACTCAGAAAAAAGAGAGGGCTAATCACTCAAAAAAACAGTAAATCCATGAGATCAtgctctgcagcagagcagcattTCCCAGAGCCTGATGGTGAAGTCAAAACTGACCTACATAAGGTGAAGCTAGAAAGCAATGAAGATCTGCAAATCATCTCTGATGAAGAACAGTTAGTATCAGATGCAGAAAACCAAACAGACAGAATCAACTGGAATACTCTTTCAGAATTACAAATTAAAGAAGTAACTGCTGAGGTAGAATTGCAAATGCATCGCAATTGGAAGACGGCAATTAACACGCAGCCAGCCACCCACACATCTGGCTCTgcccccatggagaagccacaaCTAACTCCTTGCTTACAGGAGACTTTAGAAGACATCAATCAAAAGAGCCTGGAAAGCAGCTGGAAGTTACTTCCTCTTAATCCTGCAGAGTCCAAAAATGAAACTTCTAAAGCAGGGAATTCCTCTGGGTCAGCAATACCTAAAGAACATTTCAAATCAGTTCCTGTCTCCGACGTTGAAGCAAAGGCCCAACGAGAGTCACCTGCCTCTGTGACATTCTTTGAGTTTGAAGCCACTGTAGATGTCCAGCAgcaactccagctgagctctcCTGAGCGTGGCACATCAGAAATAAGCTTAATTAGGAACTTTGCTGAAATCCCTATTCAGGAGGCTAAGCCATTAGGATCTCAGCATGCACCTCATGTTTCAGCCTCACTGAGTCCAGAGAACAAGAATTCAGACCATCCACCTGTGTCTTCAGACAAAA ATGTGTTGAGGAAGTGGGAGAGTAAGAGAAGCCGTAACGCTGGCGACATAAAAATGTTCAGAGACTGGCTGGTTTTACATTTCCCTTCTGAAACGCGCGAGATCTTTGTCCTACCACCTGAAGACCTCGATAATTACCTAGCCTCGTTCTACAGTAATGCAAAGAAGCAGGATGGCACAGAGTTTTCTGCCAGCTCTTTGTACTTCTTTCAGAGCGGTATAGACAGATACCTCAAGGATCACAAGTACGAGTATAACGTGGTTagagggctggaattcagagcatcCCAAGAAGCCTTAAAACAAAAGTGTCAGCAACTAacacagaaagggagagagagagattggcaTATTTTGGAGAACCTGACAGATAAAGACGTGGAAAGTCTTCATAAAAAGGGGATATTAAGTCGCATGCACCCTGAAGGCTTTTTGCACCTCATGCTCATAAATATCATTAGGGGGTTTGGGGCAAATACACATAATCAGAGTCATAATCTGTACTGGGGACAGCTTATGTTAAAAAAGAATGAGGAGGGATTGGAATACTTAGAATGGAAGGATGCGCTTGATGCAGAGGTAAATACAGGGGAATCAACtgcacgtgtctttgccaacccTGATAATCCAAATAAATGTCCAGTCCGAGACTATAAAGAGTATGCTAAGAGGAGGCCACTGGATATGCTTCATGACCATGATCCACTTTATCTGTGTCCCAAACCTTTGTGCTCCGTGTGGGACCAGATATGGTACTGTAGAAAATCACTGACAAAAGCCAAAATGGAAAAGATCATGAAAGTTATTATCCAGCAAGTCAAAGGAACTGAAAAGAAGCCCAAGAAATAA
- the MISP gene encoding mitotic interactor and substrate of PLK1 isoform X3, producing the protein MDRVTRHLVFQLPQPTHKHDYNEVYQASSSAEQRADGDDDVFGSSRHSSQKVENGYEWKFRSKSPSNFLDGGKDVWTPSPDRDSKLEVVRSGSLYDLRAYRGERKPSKLYEEDEVEQRRVLPPNISPEKAKELEDERREVIRSQVMRKSSTMAEKWSSMDELSSINTGSGGQGEGRHKGSFTTSFAVCFDKPSPGRAATPVDPENIDTEQINFSAARQQFLMLEKTSPGSLFSPRQQAVSPKPESMTKISVQEWHSPETATKATKGYSSLAAPSQSRTDKTVHQVYSMSYKAPAKEEVYVPRRADTERSYSTGRPSSFTKASSREDLDSGLGEMYTEANAGYVSDGSTTNEVFDTLVESRADSNGPDKEMKTSNETPIEREIRMAMEREENLWKERGIQRLTSSSELVEIQTKPFLSVAVSPLPARKGKDKGRTSFYVQREIEQETKREEDLKREGRLLGMYDRGTQQELDERKKVFQQEETPLTPQQTASPGKADEHRRSWINGFAAEQSTSHSFSPTEDTRGGKKTPSYTVNLTHFQAYQPRFAAAASEKSRDELLMYDHASASTSKWASEDSRGGRLPSAAQRSGSTLSPVDTGVLRKEYFSLPFWKPKISFVDNMGTQSPLRREKGPEGEDSREEQYTLRTWKPQTSVLIEEEIRSDLQREEELQELRRRRQLIDGYSLVSNDSFPKEGSHSRLSSQSSAASGVSGSYSVSGSPVFAPASHQTGILGLVSSFTPLRVASPSQGSMESLTLESARSSPFDERRRRVKEDGKYAGIEPVDKINTEVVESTRVIRHKSAMAKRWEAGQYVKDDD; encoded by the exons ATGGACAGAGTCACCCGGCACCTCGTCTTCCAGCTCCCTCAGCCGACTCACAAACACGACTATAACGAAGTCTACCAAGCCAGCTCGTCTGCGGAGCAGAGGGCTGATGGCGACGACGATGTGTTTGGCTCCTCTCGACACAGCAGCCAGAAAGTGGAAAATGGCTATGAGTGGAAATTCAGGTCCAAATCACCCTCAAATTTCCTAGATGGTGGAAAAGATGTCTGGACCCCCTCCCCAGACAGAGACTCCAAGCTGGAGGTGGTAAGGTCGGGAAGCCTGTATGACCTCAGGGCGTACAGAGGCGAGAGAAAGCCGTCGAAGCTTTATGAAGAGGATGAGGTGGAACAGCGCAGGGTCCTTCCACCAAATATCTCACCCGAGAAGGCAAAGGAGCTTGAAGACGAGAGGAGGGAGGTCATCCGGAGCCAGGTGATGAGGAAGAGCTCCACCATGGCCGAGAAGTGGAGCTCCATGGATGAGCTGAGCTCTATAAACACGGGCTCGGGTGGCCAGGGGGAAGGCAGGCACAAAGGCAGCTTCACCACCAGCTTCGCTGTTTGCTTTGACAAGCCTTCCCCAGGGAGGGCGGCGACGCCTGTTGACCCTGAAAATATAGACACGGAGCAGATCAACTTCTCCGCTGCCCGGCAACAGTTCCTGATGCTGGAAAAGACCAGCCCAGGCTCTCTTTTCAGCCCCAGGCAGCAAGCAGTGTCTCCAAAGCCAGAGTCAATGACAAAAATCTCTGTGCAAGAGTGGCACAGTCCTGAGACTGCCACAAAAGCTACGAAGGGTTACAGCAGTCTCGCTGCGCCCAGCCAGAGCAGGACAGACAAGACCGTTCATCAGGTTTATAGCATGTCCTACAAGGCACCTGCAAAGGAGGAGGTTTATGTTCCCAGAAGGGCTGATACTGAAAGATCGTATAGCACTGGGAGACCATCCAGCTTTACCAAAGCGTCTTCCAGAGAGGACCTGGACTCCGGCTTGGGTGAAATGTATACTGAAGCCAATGCAGGCTACGTCAGCGACGGAAGCACGACCAACGAGGTCTTCGACACGCTCGTGGAATCGAGGGCTGACAGTAATGGCCCAGACAAAGAGATGAAGACCAGCAATGAGACACCCATCGAGCGGGAAATCCGCATGGCGATGGAGAGGGAGGAGAACCTCTGGAAAGAGAGGGGGATCCAGAGGCTGACCTCCAGCAGCGAGCTGGTGGAAATCCAGACCAAGCCTTTCCTCTCAGTGGCTGTATCTCCCCTTCCAGCCAGGAAAGGGAAGGACAAAGGCCGCACTTCCTTTTACGTCCAGAGGGAAATAGAGCAGGAAACTAAGCGTGAAGAAGatctgaagagggaagggagGCTGCTGGGGATGTACGACAGGGGGACGCAGCAGGAACTGGACGAGCGCAAGAAGGTATTTCAGCAGGAGGAAACCCCCCTGACCCCGCAGCAGACAGCCTCCCCTGGGAAGGCAGATGAGCACAGGAGGAGCTGGATTAACGGGTTTGCGGCAGAGCAGTCCACAAGTCACAGCTTCAGCCCCACAGAAGATACCCGGGGTGGGAAAAAAACCCCGAGCTACACAGTGAATCTGACACACTTCCAGGCATACCAGCCGCGCTTCGCAGCAGCCGCCAGCGAGAagagcagggatgagctgctgATGTATGACCATGCTTCCGCCAGCACCAGCAAATGGGCGAGTGAGGATTCCCGGGGAGGAAGGCTTCCCAGCGCCGCGCAGAGGTCCGGCTCCACCCTGAGCCCCGTAGACACGGGCGTCCTGCGTAAAGAGTACTTCTCCTTGCCCTTCTGGAAGCCCAAGATCTCCTTTGTGGACAACATGGGGACACAAAGCCcactgaggagggagaaggggccgGAGGGGGAGGACAGCCGGGAGGAGCAGTACACGCTGCGGACGTGGAAGCCCCAGACATCGGTGCTGATTGAGGAGGAGATCCGGAGCGACTTGCAGAGGGaagaggagctgcaggagctgcggaGAAGGAGGCAGCTGATAGATGGCTACTCCCTGGTCAGCAACGACAGCTTTCCCAAGGAGGGCTCCCACTCACGGCTTTCCTCGCAGAGTTcag CTGCCTCAGGTGTCAGTGGCAGCTACTCCGTGTCTGGGTCTCCAGTCTTTGCTCCTGCCTCGCACCAGACGGGAATCCTGGGACTGGTATCGTCATTTACTCCGCTGAGAGTGGCTAGTCCCTCTCAGGGCAGCATGGAGAGCCTCACCCTCGAATCGGCTCGTTCCAGTCCCTtcgatgagaggaggaggagggtgaagGAAGATGGAAAG TATGCAGGCATTGAACCCGTTGACAAAATCAACACAGAG GTTGTGGAAAGCACCAGAGTGATTCGTCACAAGAGTGCCATGGCCAAACGCTGGGAGGCAGGGCAATATGTCAAAGACGATGACTGA